From the genome of Micrococcales bacterium, one region includes:
- a CDS encoding AMP-binding protein, with amino-acid sequence MSHDQRAAASQALGDIPRRTARRLRDKTAVIDGDFAMTFAQLDARVDALAAAFQAQGLVEGDVVACLSRNCWQMAVLPFAAARAGLIFAPINFLLSGQEVSQILELTQPKLFLVEDHLVATGSAAVGLAGQAGPTDQAEAAAGSGGSGIGRWEKLGVADPAVSGRLAQPAKQTERAGATEDGGANGARQGAPTWRNRPAMVKAVLTTGRTLPPDGWQNTTPWFEPGPEPTPVQVSDHDVIRLMFTSGTEAKPKAVRMTSRALMWQYMSTIVGGSMTQDDIELHVMPLYHCAQLDVFLIPDVLLGATSVILPSGGPGRVQKAIQAHGVNKLFATPSKWIELLHSPAFDPAVMGQLTKGYYGAAAMPVPILREMDRVLPALRLWNFYGQTEMAPAACILPPEDQLSHAGSAGQPAINVEMAILDPDGRELEPGQVGEVAFRSAHACLGYLADAAATDRLFRGGWLHTGDLGYLEDGRLYFVDRVKDTINVGGEKVSSREVEEVIYQLDGVHEAAVFAAPHPKFLEMVVAAVVPKEGHQLDPEAVMAHVRSKLAGFKTPRRVVVLDSLPKNASGKILKRELRAQFSQDS; translated from the coding sequence TTCCAGGCACAAGGTCTGGTCGAAGGCGATGTGGTGGCCTGTCTTAGCCGCAATTGTTGGCAGATGGCGGTGCTGCCATTCGCCGCCGCCAGGGCCGGCCTGATCTTCGCCCCAATAAACTTCCTACTGTCTGGCCAAGAAGTTTCTCAGATCCTGGAGTTGACCCAGCCCAAGCTGTTCTTAGTCGAGGACCATTTGGTCGCAACCGGTTCGGCCGCCGTGGGACTAGCCGGGCAAGCTGGACCGACCGACCAAGCCGAGGCGGCTGCGGGCAGCGGAGGGTCGGGCATCGGGCGCTGGGAAAAACTTGGCGTGGCAGATCCGGCTGTTTCGGGCCGTCTGGCCCAACCGGCCAAACAGACTGAGCGGGCTGGCGCCACCGAAGACGGCGGCGCAAACGGTGCCAGGCAAGGAGCGCCAACTTGGCGCAACAGGCCGGCCATGGTCAAGGCGGTCTTGACAACCGGCCGAACCCTGCCACCTGACGGTTGGCAGAACACCACACCCTGGTTTGAACCGGGCCCAGAACCGACCCCGGTTCAGGTCAGCGATCATGATGTGATCCGCCTGATGTTCACTAGCGGTACCGAGGCCAAGCCCAAGGCCGTGCGAATGACCAGCCGGGCTCTGATGTGGCAGTACATGTCGACCATCGTGGGCGGCTCAATGACCCAGGATGACATTGAGCTTCACGTCATGCCGCTTTACCACTGCGCTCAGCTAGACGTGTTTCTGATCCCTGACGTGCTGCTGGGCGCGACCTCGGTAATCCTGCCTTCCGGCGGCCCGGGCAGGGTCCAAAAGGCGATTCAGGCCCATGGTGTCAACAAGCTGTTCGCCACGCCTTCGAAGTGGATCGAGCTGCTGCATTCGCCGGCCTTCGACCCGGCGGTGATGGGGCAGTTGACCAAGGGCTACTACGGCGCGGCCGCTATGCCCGTGCCAATCCTGCGGGAGATGGATCGGGTGCTGCCTGCTCTGCGCCTGTGGAACTTCTACGGCCAGACCGAGATGGCGCCGGCCGCCTGCATTCTGCCGCCTGAGGACCAGCTAAGCCACGCCGGCTCGGCCGGGCAGCCGGCCATCAACGTCGAAATGGCGATCCTGGATCCGGACGGGCGGGAGCTGGAACCGGGCCAGGTCGGTGAGGTGGCGTTTAGATCGGCCCACGCTTGCCTGGGCTATTTGGCCGATGCCGCCGCCACCGACCGCCTATTCCGTGGCGGTTGGTTGCACACCGGTGATTTGGGCTACCTCGAAGACGGCCGGTTGTATTTCGTTGACCGGGTCAAGGACACCATCAATGTGGGCGGTGAAAAGGTGTCATCACGAGAGGTCGAAGAGGTGATCTACCAGCTCGATGGCGTTCACGAGGCGGCCGTCTTTGCCGCGCCACACCCCAAGTTCCTGGAAATGGTGGTGGCTGCGGTGGTGCCCAAAGAGGGCCACCAGCTCGATCCGGAGGCGGTCATGGCTCATGTCCGCTCAAAGCTGGCCGGCTTCAAGACCCCCAGGCGGGTGGTGGTGCTTGATTCGCTGCCCAAAAACGCCAGTGGCAAGATCCTCAAACGCGAACTGCGGGCCCAGTTCAGCCAGGACTCCTGA
- a CDS encoding leucine-rich repeat domain-containing protein, protein TDTEAESLTSLDCSSLGITDLTGLEAFVNLQILRLSDNLIIDVGPLTGLASLQELYLDSNQIQDLPDMSAMTGLTVLNLDSNQVTDVSPLAGLMSLILLDLTGNQVTDVSSLTGLVGSTLFYLAYNQITDLSPLGGSASLIAEAHDQAPAGFTTQVGKPLALYTITHHDGSEILGSITPGTFTVTSAPTVTAGAADTMVAMPNSTVVFNAPGVYTFTWSQPVLPGGQPLFSGAHTIVVTAGPPPPPPPPPPVPNPPPPNRVGAQGGTGAHPWTGTDSRPMVALALALLVTGVALRVSRRTHHQPAHRAS, encoded by the coding sequence TCACCGATACTGAAGCCGAGTCGTTGACCTCGTTGGATTGCTCCTCACTGGGGATCACTGATCTGACCGGGTTGGAAGCGTTTGTCAACCTGCAAATCCTGCGGTTGAGTGACAACCTGATCATCGATGTTGGCCCGTTGACCGGATTGGCCAGTTTGCAGGAACTGTATTTGGATTCCAACCAGATCCAGGACCTACCGGATATGAGCGCCATGACCGGTTTGACAGTGTTGAACCTTGACTCCAACCAGGTCACTGATGTCAGCCCTCTGGCCGGCCTAATGTCGTTGATTTTGTTGGACTTGACCGGAAACCAGGTCACTGATGTGAGTTCTCTGACTGGTTTGGTCGGGTCGACGTTGTTCTATCTGGCTTACAACCAGATCACTGACTTGTCGCCTTTGGGTGGGTCGGCGTCGTTGATTGCTGAGGCCCATGATCAGGCGCCGGCTGGTTTCACTACCCAGGTGGGTAAACCATTGGCGTTGTATACGATCACCCATCACGATGGCAGCGAGATTCTCGGGTCGATTACGCCGGGCACGTTCACTGTCACTTCCGCGCCCACGGTTACGGCTGGTGCTGCGGACACCATGGTGGCAATGCCGAACAGCACGGTGGTGTTCAATGCGCCGGGCGTGTACACGTTCACTTGGTCTCAACCGGTTTTGCCGGGTGGTCAGCCGCTGTTCTCCGGGGCGCACACGATCGTGGTGACCGCCGGGCCGCCGCCACCGCCACCGCCACCGCCACCGGTGCCCAACCCGCCGCCACCTAACCGGGTTGGTGCGCAAGGCGGCACAGGCGCCCACCCGTGGACGGGCACCGATTCAAGGCCCATGGTGGCCCTGGCGTTGGCCCTACTGGTTACCGGTGTGGCCCTACGCGTCTCGCGGCGGACCCACCACCAACCAGCCCACCGCGCCAGCTGA